The Clostridioides sp. ES-S-0010-02 genome window below encodes:
- the ccpA gene encoding LacI family transcriptional regulator CcpA: MKSNITIKDVAKQAGVSISTVSRVINDSKPVTDEVKQKVLEVIKETGYIPNPLARSLVTKKSQLIGVIVPEVSDSFVNEILNGIEEVAKMYDYDILLANTYSDKEQELKSINLLRAKQVEGIVMISWVVEQEHINYIQNCGIPATYISKTARNYDIYTVSTSNKEATFDMTEHLIKKGHEKIAFIMTSKDDTVLEMERLSGYEEALSSNNIELDKSLIKYGGTDYESGYHSMKELLDEGIIPHAAFVTGDEAAIGAINAICDAGYKVPEDISVAGFNDVKIAKMYRPKLTTVYQPLYDMGAVAIRMVIKLINKELIENKKIELPYQIVDRESVIERKK, translated from the coding sequence ATGAAAAGTAATATAACGATAAAAGATGTTGCTAAACAAGCAGGCGTGTCAATATCTACAGTATCTAGAGTTATAAATGATTCAAAACCTGTGACTGATGAAGTCAAACAAAAAGTTTTAGAGGTTATAAAAGAAACTGGATATATTCCAAATCCACTTGCAAGAAGCTTAGTAACTAAAAAGAGTCAATTAATAGGGGTAATAGTTCCAGAAGTTTCAGATTCTTTTGTTAATGAGATATTAAATGGAATAGAAGAAGTTGCTAAAATGTATGATTATGATATTCTTTTAGCTAATACATACTCTGATAAAGAACAAGAGTTAAAGAGTATAAATCTATTAAGAGCAAAACAAGTAGAAGGTATAGTTATGATTTCATGGGTAGTTGAACAAGAGCATATCAACTATATACAAAATTGTGGTATACCAGCAACATATATAAGTAAAACTGCTAGAAATTATGATATATACACAGTGAGCACTAGTAATAAAGAAGCTACTTTTGATATGACAGAACATCTTATAAAGAAAGGTCATGAAAAGATAGCTTTTATAATGACAAGTAAAGATGATACTGTTTTAGAAATGGAAAGACTTTCAGGCTACGAAGAAGCACTTTCAAGTAATAATATAGAGTTGGACAAGAGTTTAATCAAATATGGTGGAACTGATTATGAAAGTGGATACCATAGTATGAAAGAATTATTAGATGAAGGAATAATACCTCATGCAGCCTTTGTTACGGGTGATGAGGCTGCTATAGGAGCTATAAATGCTATCTGTGATGCTGGATATAAGGTTCCAGAAGACATATCAGTTGCAGGATTTAATGATGTTAAGATAGCTAAGATGTATAGGCCTAAGCTTACTACAGTTTATCAGCCTTTATATGATATGGGAGCAGTAGCAATAAGAATGGTTATTAAATTAATCAATAAAGAATTAATTGAAAACAAGAAAATAGAATTACCTTATCAAATTGTTGATAGAGAAAGTGTTATAGAGAGAAAGAAATAA
- the acpP gene encoding acyl carrier protein — protein MFEKIKEIIAEQLGLDNLDEITMEASLMEDLEADSLDAVEIIMALEDEFGIEIPDEEAENFKCIGDICKYIEENK, from the coding sequence ATGTTTGAAAAAATAAAAGAAATAATAGCAGAACAATTAGGGTTAGACAATTTAGATGAAATAACTATGGAAGCATCTTTAATGGAAGATTTAGAAGCTGATTCATTAGATGCTGTTGAGATTATAATGGCTCTTGAAGATGAATTTGGTATAGAAATACCAGATGAGGAAGCTGAAAACTTTAAATGTATTGGTGATATATGTAAATATATCGAAGAAAATAAATAA
- a CDS encoding nucleoid-associated protein produces MIIHKFIIHVLDKNSDVPILNDFEGKVNQEVDGFFQKAIKRISKDEDLRKGIFKDYNDNLIKNCCEQIIYDESSFLKNSKEIASYLFDVMKINVALESCDLAICLYTVKDEKSVAILKLDYKKLYTHSIEFVDDKFNIQMVSNEIGIPETLRQKQGALIGLSGMNDEFHLRLLDKDAEKEGSESKFVTEFLHAKKIDDDKYKTKVFKNTAENWITNALSNDIKQAEDVRSILNYTLKEKHEIDINDFVDNSIKDEELKGSFKEHMEEKGLDEGFSIDKKWVEKKLKKRSIKTDNGFDIKGNLTDFEDPMKYTVKQNQDGTIDIVIKNVTFYEEK; encoded by the coding sequence ATGATAATACATAAATTTATAATACATGTTTTGGATAAGAATAGTGATGTTCCAATATTAAATGATTTTGAAGGTAAAGTTAATCAAGAAGTAGATGGATTTTTTCAAAAAGCAATAAAGAGAATTTCAAAGGATGAAGATTTAAGAAAAGGGATTTTTAAAGATTATAATGACAATTTAATTAAAAATTGTTGTGAACAAATAATATATGATGAAAGTTCATTTTTAAAAAACTCTAAAGAAATAGCATCTTATCTGTTTGATGTTATGAAGATTAATGTAGCATTAGAATCTTGTGATTTGGCAATTTGCTTGTATACTGTAAAAGATGAAAAGAGTGTTGCTATATTGAAATTAGATTATAAAAAATTGTATACTCATTCAATTGAGTTTGTAGATGATAAATTTAATATTCAAATGGTATCAAATGAAATTGGTATTCCAGAAACTTTAAGACAAAAACAAGGAGCTTTAATTGGATTAAGTGGAATGAATGATGAGTTTCATCTAAGACTCTTAGACAAAGATGCAGAAAAAGAGGGTTCAGAATCAAAGTTTGTAACAGAATTTTTGCATGCTAAAAAAATAGATGATGATAAGTATAAGACAAAAGTATTTAAAAATACAGCCGAAAATTGGATAACTAATGCTCTTAGTAATGATATAAAACAAGCAGAAGATGTAAGAAGTATATTAAATTATACATTAAAAGAAAAACATGAAATTGATATAAATGATTTTGTTGATAATTCAATTAAGGATGAAGAATTAAAAGGTAGTTTTAAAGAGCATATGGAAGAAAAAGGTCTTGATGAAGGTTTTAGCATAGATAAAAAATGGGTTGAGAAAAAGCTCAAAAAGAGAAGTATAAAAACTGATAATGGCTTTGATATAAAAGGGAACCTAACTGATTTTGAAGACCCAATGAAATATACTGTAAAGCAAAATCAAGATGGAACTATAGATATAGTAATAAAGAATGTAACATTTTATGAAGAAAAGTAA
- a CDS encoding RluA family pseudouridine synthase, with protein MFKKENQKYNLISYTNEEEMTLKEVLLDKLNFSVRSLSKMKREKSVLVNGVYKKPSLKVSRGDLIEVKIEEEKANFEPQDLNLQIIYDDFDIIMVNKPPFMVVHPTKSHYDNTIANGISYYIEKHKENVKIRFVNRLDMNTSGLVIVAKNAYAHHTLSTSMSENKVEKTYITVVNGIIDEDEGTINEPIYRPEEDSIKRVIDERGQASVTHYKVVERLKNATVLEVKLETGRTHQIRVHMAHIGHGIIGDELYGYIDGNLINRQALHAYSLEFEQPRTKEILKFKTDIPKDMQELISKLR; from the coding sequence TTGTTTAAAAAAGAAAATCAAAAATATAATCTTATATCCTATACAAATGAAGAAGAAATGACTCTAAAAGAAGTTTTGCTGGACAAGCTAAATTTTTCGGTTAGGTCACTATCAAAAATGAAAAGAGAAAAAAGTGTATTAGTAAATGGTGTATATAAAAAGCCAAGTTTAAAAGTGTCTCGTGGGGATTTAATAGAGGTAAAAATAGAAGAAGAAAAAGCAAATTTTGAGCCACAAGATTTAAATTTACAAATAATATATGATGATTTTGATATAATTATGGTAAATAAGCCACCATTTATGGTAGTTCATCCAACTAAAAGTCACTATGATAATACAATAGCAAATGGTATTAGTTATTATATAGAGAAGCATAAAGAAAATGTAAAAATACGATTTGTAAATAGACTTGATATGAACACTTCAGGACTTGTTATAGTAGCAAAAAATGCTTATGCCCACCATACTTTGTCTACATCAATGAGTGAAAACAAAGTTGAAAAAACATATATAACAGTAGTGAATGGGATTATAGATGAAGATGAGGGAACTATAAATGAACCAATTTATAGACCTGAAGAGGATTCAATAAAGAGAGTAATAGATGAAAGAGGGCAAGCATCTGTTACTCATTATAAAGTAGTAGAAAGATTAAAAAATGCAACTGTACTAGAAGTAAAGCTAGAAACTGGTAGAACACATCAAATAAGGGTTCATATGGCTCATATAGGTCATGGAATAATAGGTGATGAGTTATATGGTTATATAGATGGAAATCTTATAAATAGGCAAGCTCTTCATGCATATAGCTTAGAGTTTGAACAACCAAGAACAAAAGAAATTTTAAAATTTAAAACAGATATACCAAAGGATATGCAAGAGTTAATATCGAAATTAAGATAG
- a CDS encoding acetyl-CoA C-acetyltransferase: MREVVIASAARTAVGSFGGAFKSVSAVDLGITAAKEAIKRANITPDMIDESLLGGVLTAGLGQNIARQIALGAGIPVEKPAMTINIVCGSGLRSVSMASQLIALGDADIMLVGGAENMSMSPYLVPSARYGARMGDTAFVDSMIKDGLSDIFNNYHMGITAENIAEQWNITREEQDELALASQNKAEKAQAEGKFDEEIVPVVIKGRKGDTVVDKDEYIKPGTTIEKLAKLRPAFKKDGTVTAGNASGINDGAAMLVVMAKEKAEELGIEPLATIVSYGTAGVDPTIMGYGPVPATKKALEAANMTIEDIDLVEANEAFAAQSIAVVKDLNIDMAKVNVNGGAIAIGHPIGCSGARILTTLLYEMKRRDAKTGLATLCIGGGMGTTLIVKR; the protein is encoded by the coding sequence ATGAGAGAAGTAGTAATTGCCAGTGCAGCTAGAACAGCAGTAGGAAGTTTTGGAGGAGCATTTAAATCAGTTTCAGCAGTAGACTTAGGTATAACAGCAGCTAAAGAAGCTATAAAAAGAGCTAATATAACTCCAGATATGATAGATGAATCACTTTTAGGAGGAGTACTTACAGCAGGTCTTGGTCAAAATATAGCAAGACAAATAGCATTAGGTGCAGGAATACCAGTAGAAAAACCAGCTATGACTATAAATATAGTTTGTGGTTCTGGATTAAGATCTGTTTCAATGGCATCTCAACTTATAGCATTAGGGGACGCTGATATAATGCTAGTTGGTGGAGCTGAAAACATGAGTATGTCTCCTTATTTAGTACCAAGTGCTAGATATGGTGCAAGAATGGGTGATACTGCTTTTGTTGATTCAATGATAAAAGATGGATTATCAGACATATTCAATAACTATCACATGGGTATAACTGCTGAAAATATAGCAGAGCAATGGAATATAACTAGAGAAGAACAAGATGAATTAGCCCTTGCAAGTCAAAATAAAGCTGAAAAAGCTCAAGCTGAAGGAAAATTTGACGAAGAAATAGTTCCAGTGGTTATAAAAGGAAGAAAAGGTGACACTGTAGTAGACAAAGATGAGTATATTAAACCTGGTACTACAATAGAAAAACTTGCTAAATTAAGACCTGCATTTAAAAAAGATGGAACAGTTACTGCTGGTAATGCATCAGGAATCAATGATGGTGCTGCTATGTTAGTAGTAATGGCTAAAGAAAAAGCTGAAGAATTAGGAATAGAACCTCTTGCAACTATAGTTTCTTATGGAACAGCTGGTGTTGACCCTACAATAATGGGTTATGGACCAGTTCCAGCAACTAAAAAAGCTTTAGAAGCTGCTAATATGACTATTGAAGATATAGATTTAGTTGAAGCTAATGAAGCATTTGCTGCTCAATCTATAGCCGTAGTAAAAGATTTAAACATAGATATGGCTAAAGTTAATGTTAACGGTGGAGCAATAGCTATAGGACATCCAATAGGATGCTCAGGAGCAAGAATACTTACTACACTTTTATATGAAATGAAGAGAAGAGATGCTAAAACTGGTTTAGCTACACTTTGTATAGGTGGTGGAATGGGAACTACTTTAATAGTTAAAAGATAG
- a CDS encoding 3-hydroxybutyryl-CoA dehydrogenase: MKLAVIGSGTMGSGIVQTFASCGHDVCLKSRTQGAIDKCLGLLDKNLTKLVTKGKMDEATKAEILSHVSSTTNYEDLKDMDLIIEASVEDMNIKKDVFKLLDELCKDDTILATNTSSLSITEIASSTNRADKVIGMHFFNPVPMMKLVEVISGQLTSKVTFDTVFELSKSINKVPVDVSESPGFVVNRILIPMINEAVGIYADGVASKEEIDEAMKLGANHPMGPLALGDLIGLDVVLAIMNVLYTEFGDTKYRPHPLLAKMVRANQLGRKTKIGFYDYNK, translated from the coding sequence ATGAAATTAGCTGTAATAGGTAGTGGAACTATGGGAAGTGGTATTGTACAAACTTTTGCAAGTTGTGGTCATGATGTATGTTTAAAGAGTAGAACTCAAGGTGCTATAGATAAATGTTTAGGCTTATTAGATAAAAATTTAACTAAATTGGTTACTAAAGGAAAAATGGACGAAGCTACAAAAGCAGAAATATTAAGTCATGTTAGTTCAACTACTAACTATGAAGATTTGAAAGACATGGACTTAATAATAGAAGCATCTGTAGAAGATATGAACATAAAGAAAGATGTTTTTAAATTATTAGATGAGTTATGTAAAGACGATACTATTTTAGCAACAAATACTTCATCATTATCTATAACAGAAATAGCTTCTTCTACTAATAGAGCAGATAAAGTTATAGGAATGCATTTCTTCAATCCAGTTCCTATGATGAAATTAGTTGAAGTTATAAGCGGTCAATTAACATCAAAAGTTACTTTTGATACAGTATTTGAATTATCTAAGAGTATCAATAAAGTACCAGTAGATGTATCTGAATCTCCTGGATTTGTAGTAAACAGAATACTTATACCTATGATAAATGAAGCTGTTGGTATATATGCAGATGGTGTTGCAAGTAAAGAAGAAATAGATGAGGCTATGAAACTAGGTGCAAACCATCCAATGGGACCTTTAGCATTAGGTGATTTAATAGGATTAGATGTTGTTTTAGCTATAATGAACGTTTTATACACTGAATTTGGAGACACTAAATATAGACCTCATCCACTTTTAGCTAAAATGGTTAGAGCTAATCAATTAGGAAGAAAAACTAAAATAGGATTCTATGATTATAATAAATAA
- a CDS encoding enoyl-CoA hydratase/isomerase family protein, which translates to MSTSDVKVYENIAVEVNENICTVKMNRPKALNAINSKTLEELYEVFADINNDETIDVVILTGEGKAFVAGADIAYMKDLDAVAAKDFSLLGAKAFREIEDSKKVIIAAVNGFALGGGCELAMACDIRIASAKAKFGQPEVTLGITPGYGGTQRLTRLVGLAKAKELIFTGQVIKADEAEKIGLVNKVVEPEALMEEVEKLAKTIAKNAQLAVRYSKEAIQLGAQTDIDTGIDIESNFFGLCFSTKDQKEGMSAFIEKREANFIKG; encoded by the coding sequence ATGAGTACAAGCGATGTTAAAGTTTATGAGAATATAGCTGTTGAAGTAAATGAAAATATATGTACAGTGAAAATGAATAGACCTAAAGCCCTTAATGCAATAAATTCAAAAACTTTAGAAGAACTTTATGAAGTATTTGCTGATATTAATAATGATGAAACTATTGATGTAGTAATACTGACAGGGGAAGGAAAAGCATTTGTAGCTGGAGCAGATATTGCATATATGAAAGATTTAGATGCCGTAGCTGCTAAAGATTTTAGTCTTCTAGGAGCTAAAGCTTTTAGAGAAATAGAAGATAGTAAAAAAGTAATAATAGCAGCTGTAAATGGATTTGCTTTAGGTGGAGGATGCGAACTAGCAATGGCTTGTGATATAAGAATTGCATCTGCTAAAGCTAAATTTGGGCAACCAGAAGTAACTCTTGGAATAACTCCAGGGTATGGAGGAACTCAAAGACTTACAAGACTGGTTGGACTGGCAAAAGCAAAAGAATTAATCTTTACAGGTCAAGTTATAAAAGCTGATGAAGCTGAAAAAATAGGGCTAGTAAATAAAGTTGTCGAGCCAGAAGCTTTAATGGAAGAAGTTGAAAAACTAGCTAAAACAATAGCTAAAAATGCTCAACTTGCAGTTAGATACTCTAAAGAAGCTATACAACTTGGTGCTCAAACTGATATAGATACTGGAATAGATATAGAATCTAATTTCTTTGGACTTTGTTTTTCAACTAAAGACCAAAAAGAAGGAATGTCAGCTTTTATTGAAAAAAGAGAAGCTAACTTTATAAAAGGATAA
- a CDS encoding electron transfer flavoprotein subunit alpha/FixB family protein, with protein sequence MGNVLVVIEQRENVIQTVSLELLGKATEIAKDYDTKVSALLLGSKVEDLIDTLAHYGADEVIVVDDEALAVYTTEPYTKAAYEAIKAADPIVVLFGATSIGRDLAPRVSARVHTGLTADCTGLAVAEDTKLLLMTRPAFGGNIMATIVCKDFRPQMSTVRPGVMKKNEVDETREAVINRFKVEFTEADKLVQVVEIIKEAKKQVKIEDAKILVSAGRGMGGKENLDILYELAEVIGGEVSGSRATIDAGWLDKARQVGQTGKTVRPDLYIACGISGAIQHIAGMEDAEFIVAINKNPEAPIFKYADVGIVGDVHKVLPELISQLSVAKEKGEVLAN encoded by the coding sequence ATGGGTAATGTTTTAGTAGTAATAGAACAAAGAGAAAATGTAATTCAAACTGTTTCTTTAGAATTATTAGGAAAGGCAACAGAAATAGCCAAAGATTATGATACAAAAGTTTCTGCATTACTTTTAGGTAGTAAGGTAGAAGATTTAATAGATACATTAGCACATTATGGAGCTGATGAAGTAATAGTAGTAGATGATGAAGCTTTAGCAGTGTATACAACTGAACCATATACAAAGGCTGCATATGAAGCAATAAAAGCAGCGGACCCAATAGTTGTATTATTTGGAGCAACTTCAATAGGTAGAGATTTAGCACCTAGAGTATCTGCTAGAGTACATACAGGACTTACTGCTGACTGTACAGGACTTGCAGTAGCTGAAGATACAAAATTATTATTAATGACAAGACCTGCTTTTGGTGGAAATATAATGGCAACAATAGTTTGCAAAGATTTCAGACCTCAAATGTCTACAGTTAGACCAGGCGTTATGAAGAAAAATGAAGTTGATGAAACTAGAGAAGCTGTAATTAATCGTTTTAAAGTAGAATTTACTGAGGCTGACAAATTAGTTCAAGTTGTAGAAATAATAAAAGAAGCTAAAAAACAAGTTAAAATAGAAGATGCTAAAATATTAGTTTCTGCTGGACGTGGAATGGGCGGAAAAGAAAATTTAGATATACTTTATGAATTAGCTGAAGTTATAGGTGGAGAAGTTTCTGGTTCTCGTGCAACTATAGATGCAGGATGGTTAGATAAAGCAAGACAAGTTGGTCAAACTGGTAAAACTGTAAGACCAGACCTTTATATAGCATGTGGTATATCTGGAGCAATACAACATATAGCTGGTATGGAAGATGCTGAGTTTATAGTTGCTATAAACAAAAATCCAGAAGCTCCAATATTTAAATATGCTGATGTTGGTATAGTTGGAGATGTTCACAAAGTACTTCCAGAACTTATAAGTCAATTAAGTGTTGCAAAAGAAAAAGGTGAAGTTTTAGCTAACTAA
- a CDS encoding electron transfer flavoprotein subunit beta/FixA family protein, which produces MKIVVCIKQVPDTTEVKLDPNTGTLIRDGVPSIINPDDKAGLEEAIRLKEEMGAHVTVITMGPPQADMALKEALAMGADRGILLTDRAFAGADTWATSSALAGALKNIDFDIIIAGRQAIDGDTAQVGPQIAEHLKLPSITYAEEIKTEGEYVLVKRQFEDCCHDLKVKMPCLITTLKDMNTPRYMKVGRIYDSFENDVVETWTVKDIEVDPSNLGLKGSPTSVFKSFTKSVKPAGTIYNEDAKASAGIIIDKLKEKYII; this is translated from the coding sequence ATGAAGATAGTCGTTTGTATAAAACAAGTTCCAGATACAACAGAAGTTAAACTAGATCCTAATACAGGTACTTTAATTAGAGATGGAGTACCAAGTATAATAAACCCTGATGATAAAGCAGGTTTAGAAGAAGCGATAAGATTAAAAGAAGAAATGGGAGCTCATGTAACTGTAATAACAATGGGACCTCCTCAAGCAGATATGGCTTTAAAAGAAGCTTTAGCAATGGGTGCAGATAGAGGAATATTATTAACAGATAGAGCCTTTGCAGGTGCTGATACTTGGGCAACTTCATCAGCATTAGCAGGAGCATTAAAAAATATAGATTTTGATATTATAATAGCTGGAAGACAGGCTATAGATGGTGATACTGCACAAGTTGGACCTCAAATAGCTGAACATTTAAAACTTCCATCAATAACATATGCTGAAGAAATAAAAACTGAAGGCGAATATGTTTTAGTAAAAAGACAATTTGAAGATTGTTGTCATGACTTAAAAGTTAAAATGCCATGCCTTATAACAACTCTTAAAGATATGAACACACCAAGATACATGAAGGTTGGAAGAATATATGATTCTTTTGAAAATGATGTAGTAGAAACTTGGACTGTAAAAGATATAGAAGTTGACCCTTCTAACTTAGGTCTAAAAGGTTCTCCAACTAGCGTATTTAAATCATTTACGAAATCAGTTAAACCAGCTGGTACAATATACAACGAAGATGCAAAAGCATCAGCTGGAATTATTATAGATAAATTAAAAGAAAAATATATCATATAA
- a CDS encoding acyl-CoA dehydrogenase, producing the protein MDLNSKKYQMLKELYVSFAENEVKPLATELDEEERFPYETVEKMAKAGMMGIPYPKEYGGEGGDTVGYIMAVEELSRVCGTTGVILSAHTSLGSWPIYQYGNEEQKQKFLRPLASGEKLGAFGLTEPNAGTDASGQQTTAVLDGDEYILNGSKIFITNAIAGDIYVVMAMTDKSKGNRGISAFIVEKGTPGFSFGVKEKKMGIRGSATSELIFEDCRIPKENLLGKEGQGFKIAMSTLDGGRIGIAAQALGLAQGALDETVKYVKERVQFGRPLSKFQNTQFQLADMEVRIQAARHLVYQAAINKDLGKPYGVEAAMAKLFAAETAMEVTTKAVQLHGGYGYTRDYPVERMMRDAKITEIYEGTSEVQRMVISGKLLK; encoded by the coding sequence ATGGATTTAAATTCTAAAAAATATCAGATGCTTAAAGAGTTATATGTAAGCTTCGCTGAAAATGAAGTTAAACCTTTAGCAACAGAGCTTGATGAAGAAGAAAGATTTCCTTATGAAACAGTGGAAAAAATGGCAAAGGCAGGAATGATGGGTATACCGTATCCAAAAGAGTATGGTGGAGAAGGTGGAGACACTGTAGGTTATATAATGGCTGTTGAAGAATTGTCTAGAGTTTGTGGAACTACAGGAGTTATATTATCGGCTCATACATCTCTTGGTTCATGGCCTATATATCAATATGGTAATGAAGAACAAAAACAAAAATTCTTAAGACCATTAGCAAGTGGTGAAAAATTAGGAGCATTTGGTCTTACTGAACCTAATGCTGGTACAGATGCGTCTGGACAACAAACTACTGCTGTTTTAGATGGAGATGAATACATACTTAATGGCTCAAAAATATTTATAACAAATGCAATAGCTGGTGACATATATGTAGTAATGGCAATGACTGATAAATCTAAAGGTAATAGAGGAATTTCAGCATTTATAGTTGAAAAAGGAACTCCTGGATTTAGCTTTGGTGTTAAAGAAAAGAAAATGGGTATAAGAGGTTCAGCTACTAGTGAATTAATATTTGAAGATTGTAGAATACCTAAAGAAAATTTACTTGGAAAAGAAGGCCAAGGATTTAAGATAGCAATGTCTACTCTTGATGGTGGTAGAATTGGTATTGCAGCACAAGCTTTAGGTTTAGCACAAGGTGCTCTTGATGAAACAGTTAAATATGTAAAAGAAAGAGTACAGTTTGGTAGACCACTATCAAAATTCCAAAATACACAATTCCAATTAGCTGATATGGAAGTTAGAATACAAGCGGCTAGACATCTTGTATATCAAGCAGCTATAAATAAAGACTTAGGAAAACCTTATGGAGTAGAAGCAGCAATGGCAAAATTATTTGCAGCAGAAACAGCTATGGAAGTTACTACAAAAGCTGTACAACTTCATGGTGGATATGGATACACTCGTGATTATCCAGTAGAAAGAATGATGAGAGATGCTAAGATAACTGAAATATATGAAGGAACTAGTGAAGTTCAAAGAATGGTTATTTCAGGAAAATTATTAAAATAG
- a CDS encoding YbaK/EbsC family protein: MSISNVREYFKEFGREDSILEFEQSSATVELAAEAAGVIPARIAKTLSFKIGEDAILIVTAGDAKIDNKKYKDEFSCKAKMLAPEEVLDFTGHAIGGVCPFGLKNPLKVYLDDSMKRFDTVFPACGSSNSAIELTCDEMEKFSKCEKWVDVCKNW; the protein is encoded by the coding sequence ATGTCAATAAGCAATGTAAGAGAGTATTTTAAAGAATTTGGAAGGGAAGATAGCATACTAGAGTTTGAACAATCTAGTGCTACTGTAGAACTTGCGGCAGAAGCAGCAGGAGTTATTCCAGCTAGAATCGCTAAGACTCTTTCATTTAAAATAGGAGAGGATGCAATTTTAATTGTTACAGCTGGAGATGCTAAGATTGATAATAAAAAATACAAGGATGAGTTTAGTTGTAAAGCTAAAATGTTAGCACCAGAAGAAGTTCTAGATTTTACTGGACATGCTATTGGTGGTGTTTGTCCATTTGGTTTAAAAAATCCTTTAAAAGTATATCTAGATGATTCAATGAAGAGATTTGATACAGTATTTCCTGCATGTGGTAGCAGTAATTCAGCAATAGAACTTACATGTGATGAAATGGAGAAATTTTCTAAGTGTGAGAAATGGGTAGATGTTTGTAAAAATTGGTAA
- a CDS encoding ABC-2 transporter permease yields MFNLIRKDLIVGVSSDGIRNLKYILLFFIFYFFLNSISYYTVSVVISYLIFVNTFECDYESDSRIFIRSMPVSIEDIVYSKYLLGAGLIIFITTIASLISKLTSLVFFRSMVLNDVFFSINIFLAILSIVLPLFFKFGYGKMKICGLIISILVYFVYGSILRMVSMIVYQVKHVNYSKVGGVYLSNYITDMTNTRYINLYSITFLTIMIFIISMYFSIKISKKNKFNYKSF; encoded by the coding sequence ATGTTCAATTTGATAAGAAAAGATTTAATAGTAGGAGTTAGTTCAGATGGGATTCGTAATTTGAAGTACATATTGCTATTTTTTATTTTTTATTTTTTCCTTAATTCAATTTCGTATTATACTGTAAGTGTTGTCATAAGTTATTTGATTTTTGTAAATACATTTGAATGTGATTATGAAAGTGATTCAAGAATATTTATAAGAAGTATGCCAGTTAGTATTGAAGATATAGTGTATTCAAAGTATTTATTAGGTGCGGGATTAATAATTTTTATAACAACAATTGCATCTTTAATAAGTAAATTGACATCATTAGTGTTTTTTAGAAGCATGGTTTTAAATGATGTGTTCTTTTCTATAAATATATTTTTAGCAATTTTATCAATAGTACTTCCTTTATTTTTTAAATTTGGATATGGCAAAATGAAAATTTGTGGATTAATAATAAGTATTTTAGTTTATTTTGTATATGGGAGTATTTTAAGAATGGTTAGTATGATAGTATATCAAGTAAAGCATGTTAATTATAGTAAGGTAGGAGGCGTATACCTTTCAAATTATATTACTGATATGACTAATACTAGATATATAAATCTATATAGTATTACATTTTTGACTATAATGATTTTTATAATATCTATGTATTTTTCTATTAAGATTTCAAAAAAAAATAAGTTTAATTATAAAAGTTTTTAA